In Oscillospiraceae bacterium, the following are encoded in one genomic region:
- a CDS encoding 4Fe-4S dicluster domain-containing protein → MKSLQKFDTKVQYLKYSVLKEVARHAWDDDLLEHITTIPKEIIPGKTPTMRCCVYKERAILSERVRLAMGGDKNNANVIEVIDIACDDCPAGGYVVTDACRGCLAHRCEEICPKNAITYDEHQKARIDKSKCVNCGKCAQVCPYFAIVNRKRPCENSCKLKAISANDDGSAKIDNGKCVSCGACVYQCPFGAISDKSFILNVIDLIKKSDHNRKYKVYAVVAPSISSQFVYAKLGQVIAAIKKLGFFHVVEAALGADMVAFSEARELNEKGFLTSSCCPAFVGVIRSQFPDLAQHISHNLSPMATIAKFIKEKDPASKIVFIGPCTAKKMEFQQKQIRPYVDSVITFEELQALFDSRYFDITSFEEDVLDNASYFGRIFARSGGLSDAVAQASLEQGLAEFELKPVCCDGIEECRIALLKAQKNKTDGNFIEGMACVGGCINGAGCLTHGDKNRADVDKYGKEAMEKTIAAAISVLNI, encoded by the coding sequence GTGAAATCCTTGCAGAAGTTTGACACCAAAGTTCAATATTTGAAGTACAGTGTGCTCAAAGAGGTCGCCCGGCATGCCTGGGACGACGATTTGCTTGAGCATATCACGACCATTCCCAAGGAAATTATCCCGGGGAAAACCCCCACCATGCGCTGCTGTGTTTATAAAGAACGCGCCATTCTCTCCGAACGCGTTCGGCTGGCTATGGGCGGCGATAAAAACAACGCCAACGTCATCGAGGTTATCGACATCGCCTGCGACGACTGCCCCGCCGGCGGCTATGTCGTCACCGACGCCTGCAGGGGCTGCCTTGCACACCGGTGTGAGGAGATCTGCCCCAAAAACGCCATCACCTATGACGAGCATCAAAAAGCCCGGATTGACAAGTCCAAATGCGTCAACTGCGGAAAATGCGCACAGGTCTGTCCCTATTTTGCCATCGTCAACCGCAAGCGTCCCTGTGAAAACTCCTGCAAACTGAAGGCCATCAGCGCCAATGACGACGGCAGCGCCAAAATTGACAACGGAAAATGCGTCTCCTGCGGGGCGTGTGTATACCAATGCCCGTTCGGTGCAATTTCCGATAAATCGTTCATTCTGAACGTAATTGATCTGATCAAAAAAAGTGATCACAATCGGAAATATAAGGTCTACGCCGTCGTTGCACCGAGTATCTCCAGTCAATTTGTCTATGCGAAACTGGGACAGGTGATTGCGGCAATTAAAAAACTCGGCTTTTTCCACGTCGTTGAAGCCGCTCTCGGCGCGGATATGGTCGCTTTTTCCGAGGCGAGAGAATTAAATGAAAAGGGTTTTTTGACAAGCTCCTGCTGTCCCGCTTTCGTTGGTGTTATTCGTAGTCAATTCCCCGATCTTGCACAGCATATCTCTCATAACCTCTCACCCATGGCGACCATCGCCAAGTTCATCAAGGAAAAAGACCCGGCTTCGAAAATTGTATTCATCGGCCCCTGCACCGCCAAAAAGATGGAATTTCAGCAAAAGCAAATCCGTCCGTATGTGGACAGCGTGATCACTTTTGAAGAGCTTCAGGCGCTGTTCGACAGCCGCTATTTCGACATCACCTCGTTTGAGGAAGATGTATTGGACAACGCCTCCTATTTCGGACGCATCTTTGCACGCAGCGGCGGTCTTTCGGATGCGGTCGCACAAGCATCGCTCGAACAGGGACTGGCGGAATTTGAGTTGAAACCTGTTTGCTGCGACGGCATCGAGGAATGCCGTATTGCGCTGCTCAAAGCCCAGAAAAACAAAACCGACGGTAATTTCATCGAGGGGATGGCCTGTGTCGGAGGCTGTATCAACGGCGCCGGCTGCCTGACCCACGGCGACAAAAACAGAGCCGATGTCGATAAATACGGCAAAGAGGCCATGGAAAAAACCATTGCCGCTGCCATTTCCGTTTTAAACATATAA
- a CDS encoding phosphotransferase encodes MFQNKPVSFEPVTGGNVNKAYKVSCEDKVYFVRINGSQSSYLGTDPVKEAEACQQASRMLVAPAVHNCENANDYLITDFFYGRCLSKEEARNPEIIKKYVSAIKQIHTHVHVDRHFSIFDLIDRYIYLIYHSSVPLPLDYHKIIAKYEKIKQARMDDSQYGKVFCHNDIWQNNMLFDGENICIIDWETCGYSDAFSDLAQIPCLVNTTFEEEKLILTCYFGYFDLDMWHILQDLKVVRMMENVTWSFFHAGIKDEMHNQNFDYIKYGNRVTDILLSGQNHF; translated from the coding sequence TTGTTTCAAAATAAACCTGTATCTTTTGAACCGGTGACAGGCGGGAATGTGAATAAAGCTTATAAAGTCAGTTGTGAAGATAAGGTTTATTTCGTCCGAATAAACGGAAGTCAGTCCTCATATTTAGGCACGGACCCCGTCAAAGAAGCCGAGGCATGCCAACAGGCGAGCAGGATGTTGGTAGCCCCGGCTGTACATAACTGTGAAAACGCAAATGATTACCTGATCACCGACTTCTTTTACGGGAGATGTTTGTCAAAAGAGGAAGCACGCAATCCGGAGATTATCAAAAAATATGTATCTGCCATCAAACAAATCCACACCCATGTTCATGTAGACAGGCATTTCAGCATCTTTGATCTGATTGACAGGTATATTTATTTGATTTACCATTCAAGCGTACCGCTGCCGCTTGATTATCATAAAATCATTGCAAAATACGAAAAAATCAAACAGGCGAGAATGGATGACAGCCAATACGGCAAGGTCTTTTGTCATAATGATATATGGCAAAACAACATGTTGTTTGACGGGGAAAATATTTGTATCATCGACTGGGAAACCTGCGGTTACAGCGATGCTTTCAGTGATCTTGCTCAGATTCCGTGTTTAGTAAATACAACATTTGAAGAAGAAAAATTGATATTAACCTGTTACTTCGGATATTTTGATTTGGACATGTGGCATATACTGCAGGATTTAAAGGTTGTCCGCATGATGGAGAATGTCACATGGTCGTTTTTTCATGCAGGCATAAAAGACGAAATGCATAACCAAAATTTTGACTATATCAAGTATGGCAATAGAGTAACAGATATTCTTCTCAGCGGACAAAACCATTTTTGA
- a CDS encoding GGGtGRT protein, with protein sequence MAEFEGKARRMAGIEACLKEYGFKTLEEARDLCTSNGIDVDKIVKGAQPIAFDNAVWAYTLGVAIAVKKNCKKAADASEAIGIGLQAFCIPGSVAEQRDVGIGHGNLGGMLLREETKCFCFLAGHESFAAAEGAIAIAKTANKVRKEPLKVILNGLGKDAAYIISRVNGFTYCRTEMNYETGKAKIVEVIPFSDGDKAKVRCFGADDVVEGVDIMRQEGVDVSITGNSTNPTRFQHLVAGTYKKWCVENGKKYFSVASGGGTGRTLHPDNMGAGPASYGLTDSMGRMHGDAQFAGSSSVPAHVEMMGLIGMGNNPMVGATVACAVAVEEALK encoded by the coding sequence ATGGCGGAATTTGAAGGAAAAGCAAGGAGAATGGCCGGTATCGAGGCCTGCTTGAAAGAATACGGATTCAAAACCCTTGAAGAGGCGAGAGACCTCTGCACCAGCAACGGCATTGACGTAGATAAAATCGTCAAAGGCGCACAGCCCATCGCATTTGACAACGCGGTCTGGGCTTATACGCTTGGCGTCGCAATCGCCGTGAAGAAAAACTGCAAAAAAGCGGCGGACGCTTCCGAAGCCATCGGTATCGGTCTGCAGGCGTTCTGCATCCCCGGTTCGGTCGCCGAACAGCGCGACGTCGGCATCGGTCACGGCAATCTGGGCGGTATGTTGCTGCGCGAAGAAACCAAGTGCTTCTGCTTCCTTGCGGGCCATGAATCGTTTGCGGCAGCGGAAGGTGCTATCGCCATAGCAAAAACCGCGAATAAAGTCCGTAAAGAACCGCTCAAGGTTATCTTGAACGGTCTCGGAAAAGACGCTGCGTACATCATCTCCCGCGTGAACGGCTTTACCTATTGCCGCACCGAGATGAACTACGAAACCGGCAAAGCCAAGATCGTCGAAGTCATCCCGTTTTCCGACGGCGATAAAGCGAAGGTTCGCTGCTTCGGCGCAGACGATGTGGTCGAGGGTGTCGACATCATGCGGCAGGAGGGTGTCGACGTCTCCATCACCGGCAACTCCACCAACCCGACCCGCTTCCAGCATCTCGTCGCGGGTACATACAAGAAGTGGTGCGTCGAGAACGGCAAGAAGTACTTCTCGGTCGCGTCCGGCGGCGGCACAGGCAGAACTCTGCACCCCGACAACATGGGCGCAGGCCCGGCTTCTTACGGCCTGACCGACTCGATGGGCAGAATGCACGGCGACGCCCAGTTCGCGGGTTCTTCCTCGGTTCCGGCGCACGTCGAGATGATGGGCCTGATCGGCATGGGCAACAACCCGATGGTCGGCGCGACGGTGGCCTGCGCGGTCGCAGTCGAAGAAGCGTTGAAGTAA